A single window of Streptomyces cathayae DNA harbors:
- a CDS encoding DUF488 family protein, with product MRNRIHTVGHSTRDFDDVLKMLRDNGVTCLVDVRSYPSSRKYPQWNQAAIVDALPSDVAYRWIAGLGGRRYTPKGVPSENGAWRVKAFRDYADHMASDEFAEGLNELLELAEQERPAIMCSEAVPWRCHRRLVSDALIVAGAEVVHILSGTTSRPAVLNEHARVRDGHLTYPPID from the coding sequence ATGAGGAACCGCATCCATACGGTCGGGCACTCGACACGCGACTTCGACGACGTGCTGAAGATGCTGCGTGACAACGGCGTCACCTGCTTGGTCGATGTCCGCTCGTACCCGTCCTCGAGGAAGTACCCGCAGTGGAATCAGGCGGCGATCGTCGACGCTCTGCCGTCCGATGTCGCCTACCGCTGGATCGCCGGGCTCGGCGGCCGACGGTACACGCCCAAGGGCGTACCGAGCGAGAACGGTGCATGGCGAGTGAAAGCATTCCGTGATTACGCCGACCATATGGCCAGTGATGAATTCGCAGAAGGCCTGAACGAACTCCTCGAACTGGCTGAGCAGGAACGGCCGGCCATCATGTGCAGCGAGGCGGTGCCCTGGCGGTGCCACCGCAGGCTGGTCTCCGACGCGCTGATCGTCGCCGGCGCGGAGGTGGTGCACATCCTGTCGGGCACGACGTCGAGGCCGGCCGTCCTGAACGAGCACGCGCGGGTCCGCGACGGGCACCTGACCTACCCACCGATTGATTGA
- a CDS encoding SDR family NAD(P)-dependent oxidoreductase, which translates to MGVLEQQVALVTGAASGIGSAIAEAYAAEGARLFLADRDADRLSALGERFTAQGTEVATAVVDVTDAEQTRQMVETCVTALGAPDVLVNSAGILTEVPLVEMDVETWDEMIAVDLRSVFLCCRWTVPHMVARGSGRVINIASQLGIKGGEGLVHYSAAKAGVIGLTKALAREVGPKGVLVNAIAPGPVFTPLVDGISEDWKKSKQAELPLGRFGVPAEVAPTAVLLASDPGGNLYVGQTLGPNSGDVMP; encoded by the coding sequence ATGGGAGTCCTCGAACAACAGGTCGCGCTGGTGACGGGCGCGGCGAGCGGCATCGGTTCGGCGATCGCCGAGGCCTACGCGGCCGAGGGCGCGCGGCTCTTCCTGGCCGACCGCGACGCCGACCGGCTCTCCGCACTCGGCGAGCGCTTCACTGCGCAGGGCACGGAGGTGGCCACCGCGGTCGTCGACGTGACCGACGCGGAGCAGACCCGGCAGATGGTGGAGACCTGTGTGACCGCCCTGGGCGCGCCCGACGTCCTGGTCAACTCCGCGGGCATCCTCACCGAGGTTCCGCTGGTCGAGATGGACGTCGAGACCTGGGACGAGATGATAGCCGTCGACCTGCGCAGCGTCTTCCTGTGCTGCCGGTGGACGGTGCCGCACATGGTCGCCCGCGGCAGCGGACGGGTCATCAACATCGCCAGCCAGCTCGGCATCAAGGGCGGCGAGGGCCTGGTGCACTACTCGGCGGCCAAGGCCGGTGTCATCGGCCTGACGAAGGCGCTGGCCAGGGAGGTCGGCCCGAAGGGAGTGCTGGTCAACGCGATCGCACCCGGCCCGGTGTTCACCCCGCTGGTGGACGGCATCAGCGAGGACTGGAAGAAGTCCAAGCAGGCCGAACTGCCCCTCGGCCGTTTCGGGGTCCCGGCGGAGGTCGCCCCCACCGCCGTCCTGCTGGCCAGCGATCCGGGCGGCAACCTCTACGTGGGGCAGACCCTCGGCCCCAACAGCGGCGACGTCATGCCGTGA
- a CDS encoding cysteine desulfurase-like protein: protein MTYDIDAIRAQFPALAAGIAHFDGPGGSQTPRPVIQAITDALSLPLSNRGHRVAGERNAETIVTGSRRAMADLLAADPAGIVFGRSATQLAYDFSRVLARTWSPGDEVVVTRLDHDSNIRPWIQAAARAGIAVRWADFDPVTGELTPDDIAAVLSERTRLVAVTAASNLIGTRPRIAEISRLAHEAGALTYVDGVHYTAHSLVDVAQLGADFFTCSPYKFLGPHHGVLAARPELLETLYPDKLLPSTNTVPERFELGTLPYEFLAGTRAAVDFLAGFDTDAEGTRRERLAAGFAALEEHEEALRARMDKELSTLDGVRVHSNAADRTPTLLLTFDGRSTTDAYAFLADRGVHAPSGSFYAIEASRKLGLGDTGGLRVGLAPYTHAGDVDRLVEGLADFLRS, encoded by the coding sequence GTGACGTACGACATCGACGCCATCCGCGCGCAGTTCCCCGCGCTGGCCGCCGGGATCGCCCACTTCGACGGCCCCGGTGGTTCGCAGACACCCCGGCCCGTCATCCAGGCCATCACCGACGCCCTGTCCCTCCCGCTGTCGAACCGCGGCCACCGTGTGGCGGGGGAGCGCAACGCCGAGACCATCGTCACCGGCAGCCGCCGGGCCATGGCCGACCTGCTGGCCGCCGACCCGGCGGGGATCGTCTTCGGGCGCAGCGCCACACAGCTCGCCTACGACTTCTCCCGCGTCCTCGCCAGGACCTGGTCACCGGGGGACGAGGTGGTCGTGACCCGGCTGGACCACGACTCGAACATCCGGCCCTGGATCCAGGCGGCGGCTCGGGCGGGGATCGCCGTCCGCTGGGCCGACTTCGATCCGGTCACCGGGGAACTGACCCCCGACGACATCGCGGCCGTCCTGTCGGAGCGTACGCGGCTGGTCGCCGTGACCGCGGCCTCCAACCTCATCGGTACGCGTCCCCGGATTGCGGAGATCTCCCGTCTGGCGCACGAGGCCGGTGCGCTCACATACGTCGACGGCGTGCACTACACCGCTCATTCCCTGGTCGACGTCGCGCAGTTGGGCGCGGACTTCTTCACCTGCTCGCCCTACAAGTTCCTGGGCCCGCACCACGGCGTTCTCGCCGCCCGCCCCGAACTGCTGGAGACCCTGTACCCCGACAAGCTCCTGCCCTCCACGAACACGGTGCCCGAACGCTTCGAACTCGGCACACTGCCCTATGAGTTCCTCGCAGGCACCCGCGCCGCCGTCGACTTCCTCGCCGGATTCGACACGGACGCCGAGGGAACCCGGCGCGAGCGGCTGGCCGCGGGGTTCGCGGCGCTCGAGGAGCACGAGGAGGCGTTGCGGGCCCGGATGGACAAGGAACTGAGCACCCTCGACGGCGTCAGGGTCCACTCCAACGCGGCCGACCGCACCCCCACCCTGCTGCTGACCTTCGACGGCCGCAGCACGACGGACGCCTACGCGTTCCTGGCGGACCGCGGCGTCCACGCGCCCTCCGGCTCCTTCTACGCCATCGAGGCCTCCCGGAAACTGGGCCTGGGCGACACCGGCGGCCTGCGCGTCGGCCTCGCGCCCTACACCCACGCCGGGGACGTCGACAGGCTGGTGGAGGGCCTGGCGGACTTCCTGCGCTCCTGA
- a CDS encoding NADPH:quinone reductase, whose protein sequence is MIGTVPDVMQAAYIDSVGPADAIHYGDLPVPPLGPTDVLVRVRAVSANPVDTFVRSGAYATPLPFPFVLGRDLVGEVASAGTGAVGFTPGQRVWCNSLGHAGRQGAAAQYATVAAERLYPAPSDITTEHLVAAAHPAASAWLALFRHGRLRPGESVYIGGGAGNVGGAAVALAAAAGTRVVCTARAEDAAAVHALGATEVLDYRAPGLGEHLRRAAPEGYDVYLDTSGHGVLADAVDLLARGGRLVAMAGLGGGPDTLPLGRLYPKDASIVGFAVSNATASDLAEAAEGVVGLLRRTRWRPRIADRLPLSMTAEAHRRLEAGEVRGRLILEPP, encoded by the coding sequence GTGATCGGCACAGTCCCCGACGTGATGCAGGCTGCGTATATCGACTCCGTCGGCCCGGCCGACGCCATCCACTACGGCGACCTCCCCGTCCCGCCGCTGGGTCCCACCGACGTGCTCGTCCGCGTCCGGGCCGTGTCCGCCAACCCGGTCGACACCTTCGTGCGGTCCGGTGCCTACGCCACGCCGCTCCCGTTCCCGTTCGTCCTCGGCCGCGACCTGGTGGGCGAGGTCGCCTCGGCCGGGACCGGCGCGGTGGGCTTCACCCCGGGGCAACGGGTGTGGTGCAACAGCCTGGGCCACGCCGGCCGGCAGGGAGCCGCCGCGCAGTACGCGACGGTCGCCGCCGAACGGCTCTACCCGGCCCCCTCCGACATCACCACGGAACACCTCGTTGCCGCCGCCCACCCCGCGGCGTCGGCCTGGCTGGCACTCTTCCGGCACGGGCGGCTGCGGCCGGGGGAGAGCGTGTACATCGGCGGCGGAGCCGGCAACGTGGGCGGCGCCGCCGTGGCCCTGGCCGCCGCGGCCGGAACGCGTGTGGTCTGCACGGCGCGAGCCGAGGATGCCGCGGCGGTGCACGCTCTGGGCGCCACCGAGGTCCTCGACTACCGGGCGCCCGGCCTCGGCGAGCACCTGCGCCGGGCGGCGCCCGAGGGCTACGACGTGTACCTGGACACGTCCGGACACGGAGTGCTCGCCGACGCCGTGGACCTGCTGGCCCGGGGCGGGCGCCTGGTCGCGATGGCCGGACTCGGCGGCGGGCCCGACACGCTGCCCCTGGGCCGGTTGTACCCCAAGGACGCGAGCATCGTGGGCTTCGCCGTCAGCAATGCCACGGCGAGTGATCTCGCGGAGGCGGCAGAGGGGGTCGTGGGCCTCTTGCGCAGAACGCGATGGCGCCCACGCATCGCCGACCGCCTGCCGCTGTCGATGACGGCGGAGGCCCACCGCAGGCTGGAGGCCGGCGAGGTGCGCGGCCGGCTGATCCTCGAGCCTCCCTGA
- a CDS encoding ASCH domain-containing protein codes for MELGTPGDLRTELNSLVLGGRKTATTGLLAEYVKETEGLEFVGERLALVDNDGHAVAAIEITGVELTSFGEVGWEHAAAEGEGDASLEEWRAGHRRFWEREGTPVQDDTPVVCLAFRIVPAAGPATPGCAKSPHR; via the coding sequence ATGGAACTCGGTACCCCCGGTGACCTGCGGACCGAGCTGAACTCCCTTGTCCTGGGAGGGCGGAAGACCGCCACGACCGGTCTGCTGGCCGAGTACGTCAAGGAGACCGAGGGGCTGGAGTTCGTCGGCGAGCGGCTGGCCCTGGTGGACAACGACGGCCACGCCGTCGCCGCCATCGAGATCACCGGAGTGGAGCTGACCTCCTTCGGCGAGGTCGGCTGGGAACACGCCGCCGCCGAGGGCGAGGGCGACGCCTCCCTGGAGGAGTGGCGCGCAGGGCACCGCCGTTTCTGGGAGCGCGAGGGCACGCCGGTTCAGGACGACACGCCCGTCGTGTGCCTGGCCTTCCGCATCGTCCCCGCCGCCGGCCCGGCCACACCCGGATGCGCGAAGTCCCCGCACCGGTAA
- a CDS encoding LysR family transcriptional regulator produces the protein MIDIYETEFRKADLNLLVVFSALMRERSVTRAAAALHLSQSATSAALGRLRGLFDDELFTRTGGGVEPTPRAVELARRIEPALGLIHGVVTDRDRFDPRTARRVFTLGMSDDLEAALMPGLLAATAGLRGVRLAVRQANRNTVTGMIDRGEIDLGVAAAPAHGADHRSHDLFDSGYTCLFDHRLLPLGTPITLDDYLAHPHLLISYDGRRGIVDDILEARGLERRVIASTTHFAGAALQLPALPALVTLPTHAATVYAGALGLTTSPPPLPMPTYTVSSVWHGTLTDDPAHLWLRRLVEDAARLS, from the coding sequence ATGATCGACATCTATGAGACCGAATTCCGCAAGGCCGACCTGAACCTGCTGGTCGTCTTCTCCGCTCTGATGCGGGAGCGCAGCGTCACCCGGGCCGCCGCCGCCCTGCATCTGAGCCAGAGCGCCACCAGCGCCGCCCTGGGCCGGCTCCGCGGGCTGTTCGACGACGAGTTGTTCACCCGCACCGGTGGCGGTGTCGAGCCCACACCGCGCGCCGTCGAACTGGCCCGCCGCATCGAGCCGGCCCTCGGACTGATCCACGGCGTGGTCACCGACCGGGACCGCTTCGACCCCCGCACGGCCCGGCGCGTCTTCACCCTGGGCATGTCCGACGACCTGGAGGCGGCGCTCATGCCGGGGCTGCTGGCCGCCACCGCCGGACTGCGGGGGGTCCGGCTCGCCGTACGGCAGGCCAACCGGAACACCGTCACCGGCATGATCGACCGGGGCGAGATCGACCTCGGCGTGGCCGCCGCCCCCGCCCACGGGGCCGATCACCGCAGCCACGACCTGTTCGACTCCGGCTACACCTGCCTGTTCGACCACCGCCTGCTGCCCCTGGGGACCCCGATCACCCTGGACGACTATCTGGCCCACCCGCACCTGCTGATCTCCTACGACGGCCGGCGCGGCATCGTCGACGACATCCTGGAGGCACGAGGGCTGGAGCGCCGGGTGATCGCCTCCACCACCCACTTCGCCGGAGCCGCTCTCCAACTCCCCGCCCTGCCCGCCCTGGTCACGCTCCCCACCCACGCGGCCACCGTCTACGCCGGGGCCCTGGGCCTGACCACCTCCCCGCCGCCCCTGCCGATGCCCACCTACACGGTCAGCTCGGTCTGGCACGGCACCCTCACCGACGATCCCGCCCATCTGTGGCTCCGCCGCCTCGTCGAGGACGCGGCCCGCCTCTCATGA
- a CDS encoding nitrilase-related carbon-nitrogen hydrolase, whose protein sequence is MTVAVVQAAAPLFDTPTALARAEGFIREAAGRGARVVVLPEAYLGGYPKGLDFGITVGSRTPEGRDLFRRYHAAAVEVPGPEVGTLAAVTRELGCHAVVGAVERSGGTLYCVALFFGPDGYLGLHRKLMPTAGERYLWGQGDGSTLPVVDTGTARLGAAICWENYMPLLRTAMYAKGVDLWCAPTVDDREAWQSTMRHVALEGRCFVLSACQYLRRDALPADLRPVQGDAPDTVLIGGGSVIVSPLGDVLAGPLRDGEGILTAELDLDDLARARFDFDPVGHYARPDVFTLHVDESPRPTVTGG, encoded by the coding sequence GTGACTGTCGCCGTCGTCCAGGCGGCGGCCCCGCTGTTCGACACGCCCACCGCGCTGGCCCGGGCGGAGGGATTCATCCGCGAGGCCGCCGGCCGGGGCGCCCGGGTGGTCGTGCTGCCCGAGGCGTACCTCGGCGGCTACCCCAAGGGGCTGGACTTCGGCATCACGGTCGGCAGCCGCACCCCGGAGGGCCGCGACCTCTTCCGCCGCTACCACGCCGCGGCCGTCGAGGTTCCCGGACCGGAGGTCGGGACACTGGCCGCCGTCACCCGGGAACTCGGCTGCCACGCCGTGGTCGGCGCCGTCGAGCGCAGCGGCGGCACCCTCTACTGCGTCGCGCTCTTCTTCGGTCCCGACGGCTACCTGGGCCTGCACCGCAAGCTGATGCCCACGGCGGGCGAACGCTACCTGTGGGGGCAGGGAGACGGCTCCACCCTCCCCGTCGTCGACACCGGCACGGCCCGCCTCGGCGCGGCCATCTGCTGGGAGAACTACATGCCTCTGCTGCGCACCGCCATGTACGCCAAGGGCGTCGACCTGTGGTGCGCGCCGACGGTGGACGACCGCGAGGCATGGCAGTCCACCATGCGGCATGTCGCCCTGGAGGGCCGCTGCTTCGTCCTCAGCGCCTGCCAGTACCTGCGCCGCGACGCCCTGCCGGCCGACCTCCGCCCCGTCCAGGGCGACGCGCCGGACACGGTCCTGATCGGTGGCGGCTCGGTCATCGTCTCCCCGCTCGGCGACGTCCTGGCCGGGCCGCTCCGCGACGGCGAGGGCATCCTGACGGCCGAACTCGACCTCGACGACCTCGCCAGGGCGCGCTTCGACTTCGATCCCGTCGGCCACTACGCCCGCCCCGACGTCTTCACGCTCCACGTCGACGAGTCGCCCCGTCCGACCGTGACCGGAGGCTGA
- a CDS encoding SDR family NAD(P)-dependent oxidoreductase, whose translation MSSTELTAPARDDGLAGKVAVITGGASGIGRALAVAYARAGAHSVVGFYPKDPHSADETVRLVEAAGGRCTAVAVDVRDSGQVDALARAAVETYGRLDIAVAGAGVLRRAALADLDDDAWNDMLSVDLTGVLRTFRSAAAVMTGPGSMVAVSSIAGGVYGWDDHAHYAAAKSGVLGLCRSLATELAPRGIRVNTVIPGLIETPQSLDEKNSLGPAGLERAGRSIPAGRVGEADEVARAIRFLTSDDAAYITGQELIVDGGLTVRWPE comes from the coding sequence ATGTCCTCCACCGAGCTCACCGCACCGGCCCGCGACGACGGGCTGGCCGGCAAGGTCGCCGTCATCACCGGCGGCGCGAGCGGCATCGGCCGAGCCCTGGCCGTGGCGTACGCCCGCGCCGGGGCCCACAGCGTCGTCGGTTTCTACCCCAAGGATCCGCACAGCGCCGACGAGACCGTCCGGCTGGTCGAGGCCGCCGGCGGCCGCTGCACCGCCGTCGCCGTCGACGTCCGCGACAGCGGGCAGGTCGACGCCCTCGCCCGAGCCGCCGTCGAGACGTACGGGCGGCTGGACATCGCGGTGGCCGGGGCCGGCGTGCTGCGCCGGGCCGCCCTGGCGGACCTCGACGACGACGCCTGGAACGACATGCTCTCGGTCGACCTGACCGGTGTGCTGCGCACCTTCCGCTCCGCTGCCGCCGTGATGACCGGCCCCGGCTCCATGGTCGCGGTCTCCTCCATCGCCGGCGGGGTGTACGGCTGGGACGACCACGCCCACTACGCGGCCGCCAAGAGCGGGGTGCTGGGGCTGTGCCGGTCGCTGGCGACCGAACTCGCCCCGCGCGGCATCCGGGTCAACACCGTCATTCCCGGGCTGATCGAGACCCCGCAGTCGCTGGACGAGAAGAACTCCCTGGGACCCGCCGGGCTCGAGCGGGCCGGTCGGAGCATCCCCGCGGGCCGGGTGGGCGAGGCCGACGAGGTGGCCCGCGCGATCCGCTTCCTCACCAGCGACGACGCCGCGTACATCACCGGTCAGGAACTGATCGTGGACGGCGGTCTCACGGTCCGCTGGCCGGAGTGA
- a CDS encoding DUF6939 family protein: protein MPIRVASRRRAMASLTAAFPGVEIIDVTSRAPQPWVRLSPFYPHGGIPVPFGDGVTGQSVEGIWQALKVFRQSDVDPAKLEITAMKGLKRTVRRYGPVQGHRTGLHGDRLLPYETARRRIYLPAYRWVLEHRVADLVEQLRDKQDVVLLDYTTNGDVADPSTPLSHAALIQLHIEGRWPREAAPGH from the coding sequence ATGCCGATCCGTGTTGCCAGCCGTCGCCGTGCGATGGCGTCGCTGACCGCCGCGTTCCCCGGTGTGGAGATCATCGATGTGACCTCCAGGGCGCCGCAGCCGTGGGTGCGGCTGAGCCCCTTCTACCCGCACGGAGGCATCCCGGTCCCCTTCGGCGACGGTGTGACCGGCCAGTCGGTGGAGGGGATCTGGCAGGCCCTCAAGGTTTTCCGGCAGTCCGACGTCGACCCGGCGAAACTCGAGATCACGGCGATGAAGGGACTGAAGCGGACGGTGCGTCGGTACGGCCCCGTCCAGGGGCACCGCACCGGTCTGCACGGCGACCGGCTGCTGCCCTATGAGACGGCCCGGCGCCGGATCTACCTGCCGGCCTACCGCTGGGTCCTCGAACACCGCGTGGCAGATCTGGTCGAGCAGCTCCGCGACAAACAGGATGTCGTACTGCTGGACTACACCACCAACGGCGATGTCGCCGATCCCTCCACCCCGCTCTCCCACGCCGCGCTCATCCAACTGCACATAGAAGGCCGCTGGCCCCGGGAAGCCGCACCCGGACACTGA
- a CDS encoding ArsR/SmtB family transcription factor: MSTHVRRAPAKKALPHPDLREVPVDLVLRALGEPLRLGIARSLARAGHPMNCSAFGLSVSKSTSTYHFKVLRESGVISQFEEGTSRYSELRETELEQRFPGLLTAILTSEEPVTTEPSVPQRAQSGPRPAR; the protein is encoded by the coding sequence GTGTCCACTCATGTCAGGCGTGCGCCCGCCAAAAAGGCCCTCCCCCACCCCGATCTGCGCGAGGTCCCGGTGGACCTGGTGCTGCGCGCCCTCGGCGAGCCGCTGCGGCTGGGCATCGCACGCTCCCTCGCGCGGGCCGGCCACCCCATGAACTGCAGCGCGTTCGGGCTGTCGGTGTCCAAGTCGACCTCGACGTACCACTTCAAGGTCCTGCGGGAGAGCGGCGTCATCTCGCAGTTCGAGGAAGGCACCTCGCGCTACAGCGAACTGCGTGAAACGGAACTGGAACAGCGCTTTCCCGGACTGCTGACCGCCATCCTGACCTCGGAGGAACCCGTCACCACGGAACCCTCGGTGCCACAACGGGCACAGTCGGGGCCGCGGCCCGCTCGGTGA
- a CDS encoding TerD family protein: MITLTKEDGPADLDGVTHLSIGASWDPTAGSSGGLLGKLRHKTGTDLDLIAIAMHGGDPVRLAGLDSLDPMGNGSMVHSGDNQTGHGDGDDETVTVEFARLPSHITSIVFIAAAYKKGSSFQKARNISFKVYDASGGSSQQVADIWPSMLTQDNGCAVAKAIRVGGTWKLEVINETGKIKQGDEHALMRFAVSK; the protein is encoded by the coding sequence ATGATCACTCTTACGAAGGAAGACGGCCCGGCGGACCTGGACGGAGTGACCCACCTGTCCATCGGAGCCTCCTGGGACCCCACCGCGGGCAGCAGCGGCGGGCTGCTGGGCAAGCTGCGCCACAAGACCGGCACCGACCTCGACCTGATCGCCATCGCCATGCACGGCGGGGACCCGGTGCGCCTCGCCGGCCTCGACTCGCTCGACCCCATGGGCAACGGCTCCATGGTGCACAGCGGCGACAACCAGACCGGGCACGGGGACGGGGACGACGAGACCGTGACCGTCGAGTTCGCCCGGCTCCCGTCCCACATCACGTCGATCGTGTTCATCGCCGCCGCGTACAAGAAGGGCAGCTCCTTCCAGAAGGCACGCAACATCAGCTTCAAGGTCTACGACGCCAGCGGAGGCAGCTCCCAGCAGGTCGCCGACATCTGGCCGAGCATGCTCACCCAGGACAACGGCTGCGCCGTGGCCAAGGCGATCCGGGTCGGTGGCACGTGGAAGCTCGAAGTGATCAATGAGACGGGCAAGATCAAGCAGGGCGACGAGCACGCCCTGATGCGCTTCGCCGTCAGCAAGTAG
- a CDS encoding NADH:flavin oxidoreductase — translation MNDPTSQHGATDDLLYTPLDLGTVRLDNRTALAPMTRISATEDGMVTDRNARYYAGFARGGFALVITEGVYPDTEHSQGYLHQPGLATPAQGEAWRPVVEAVHAAGSAIFAQLMHAGAQSQGNRFHQATVGPSAVAPRGEQLSFYRGSGPYATPRALDTRELADIRRGFADAARRAAAAGFDGVEVHGANGYLLDQFLTDYLNRREDGYGGSVENRVRLAAEVVDEVLQAVGSEIAVGIRISQSKVSDFHHRWAGGAEEAEIIFTTLARTGAHFLHTTEHKALEPAFPTGTETLAELAKKFSGLPVIANGGLGDPKAARAALGSGAADVVALGKGALAQRDWPHRVRDGREFATEMRPDTLGPLADVKDWELVP, via the coding sequence TTGAACGACCCCACCTCGCAGCACGGCGCGACCGACGACCTGCTGTACACACCCCTCGACCTCGGCACAGTCCGCCTGGACAACCGCACCGCCCTGGCCCCCATGACGCGGATCAGCGCCACCGAGGACGGCATGGTCACCGACCGCAACGCGCGCTACTACGCCGGGTTCGCCCGTGGCGGTTTCGCGCTGGTCATCACCGAGGGCGTCTACCCCGACACGGAGCACAGCCAGGGGTACCTGCACCAGCCGGGGCTCGCGACGCCGGCCCAGGGCGAGGCATGGCGGCCGGTGGTCGAGGCCGTGCACGCGGCGGGCAGCGCCATATTCGCCCAGCTCATGCACGCGGGCGCACAGTCCCAGGGGAACCGCTTCCACCAGGCGACGGTGGGCCCCTCCGCCGTGGCCCCGCGCGGCGAGCAGCTCTCCTTCTACCGGGGCAGCGGCCCCTACGCCACACCGAGGGCCCTGGACACCCGTGAACTCGCGGACATCCGCCGGGGCTTCGCTGACGCGGCCCGCCGCGCAGCCGCAGCGGGCTTCGACGGCGTGGAGGTGCACGGCGCGAACGGCTATCTGCTCGACCAGTTCCTCACCGACTACCTCAACCGGCGCGAGGACGGATACGGCGGCAGCGTCGAGAACCGCGTACGCCTGGCGGCCGAGGTCGTGGACGAGGTGCTCCAGGCTGTGGGCTCCGAGATCGCGGTCGGCATCCGCATCTCCCAGTCCAAGGTCAGCGACTTCCACCACCGCTGGGCCGGCGGCGCCGAGGAGGCCGAGATCATCTTCACCACCCTGGCCCGCACCGGCGCGCACTTCCTGCACACCACCGAGCACAAGGCGCTCGAGCCCGCCTTCCCCACCGGTACGGAGACCCTGGCCGAGCTCGCGAAGAAGTTCAGCGGACTGCCGGTGATCGCCAATGGCGGCCTGGGAGACCCGAAGGCCGCCCGTGCCGCACTGGGTTCCGGGGCCGCCGACGTCGTCGCGCTCGGCAAGGGCGCCCTCGCGCAGCGGGACTGGCCCCACCGGGTGCGTGACGGCCGCGAGTTCGCGACCGAGATGCGCCCCGACACCCTCGGGCCGCTCGCGGACGTCAAGGACTGGGAACTGGTGCCGTGA
- a CDS encoding MGMT family protein — protein sequence MSLVDDVREAVLAIPAGSVASYGDIGRRIGAGPRQVGRAMSLLDESVPWWRVVHADGTPASCHDGAAPELLSDEATPMRGRRVDMPRARYRWTA from the coding sequence GTGAGCCTGGTCGACGACGTCCGGGAGGCGGTCCTCGCCATCCCGGCCGGCTCCGTCGCCTCCTACGGGGACATCGGCAGGAGGATCGGTGCCGGCCCACGGCAGGTGGGGCGCGCCATGAGCCTGCTCGACGAGAGTGTGCCGTGGTGGCGCGTCGTCCACGCGGACGGGACACCCGCCTCCTGCCATGACGGAGCGGCACCGGAACTGCTCAGCGACGAGGCCACTCCGATGCGTGGCCGGCGCGTGGACATGCCGCGGGCACGGTACCGCTGGACCGCGTGA